Within the bacterium genome, the region TCTCTGCGTCTCTGCGTTAAAGTTTATCTTAAAGCGAGGCGGGCTTTTTCGAACAAGATATTGGCGGATAGATGGGAATAATCTGCAAACGGGGACCAGTAAATGCCCATCACCAGAAGCGCCACGCCAAAAAGGACCAGCAACACGCGCGAAAGCTGAGGGATCTGAATCGGATCCGTGCTCCCTTCTTCCAGAAACATGCGTTTCACGACTCCACCGTAATACACAAACGACACAACGCTATTGAGCACGGCAACGATGACGAGCCAGTAGAATTGAGCATGAACGGCGGCCGCAAACAAATAGAACTTTCCGATGAATCCTGCAAAAGGGGGAATGCCAGTCAAAGAGAGCATGAACATCGCGAGCATCGAAGCAGCAAAAGGAGATCGCGCGCGCAATCCGCGGTATTGGGCCAGGTTGTCGCTGTCCATATGAGAAGATAACGCAATCACAACCAGAAATGCGCCGAGATTCATCACCATGTAGACCAACAAGTAAAAAAGAATCGCTTCGATTCCGTCCTGGCGAAGAAGCACAAAGCCCATCAGCATATAACCCACATGAGCGATCGAAGAATACGCAAGCATTCGTTTCATGCTGGTTTGCCAGATCGCAACGACGTTCCCAACGGTCATTGTGATCGCGGCAATGAGCGCCATTAATGTAGGCCAGTGCAATTGACCCACGACTTTGTAATCCGGGCCACCTTCAGCAAAGACTCCGTAAAAAAGCCGAATCAGAAAAGCAAATCCCGCGGCCTTTGGACCATAAGAGAAGAAAGCGGTAATGGCTGTTGGGGAACCTTGAAAAACATCCGGAAGCCAGAAATGAAACGGCACAGCCGCAATCTTGTATCCGACACCAACCAGAATCAGTGAAACGGTGATCAGCAGTACAGCGGAATTCACCTGGGAAGAGCGAAGAGCATTCCGGATATCGTTGATTTCATAGGCGCCCGTCATTCCGTACAGGTAAGATAAGCCGAACAACATGATCGCAGTGGAGACGGATCCGTAAATCACAAACTTCAGCGCCGCCTCAGCCGATAGACGGTCATCCTTCAAAAACCCGGAAAGCAAATAGGAAGGAATGCTGACAAGCTCGAGCGCGAGCCAGATCATCAACAGATTCGTAGAAGAAGCAAGCAGGTTCATTCCCAGAACGACCGAGAGCAGCAAACAATAATATTCACCTGCACTGTATTTCTTCAGCTCATTCGAGTTCATGGAGAACAACACAATGAGAATCGCCGAGAAAGAAAAAATGACTTTAAAGAAAATCGCAAATCGGTCGACAACGATCATCCGGAAGAAGAGCGAAATATCCGGCACCTTGTAGAGTTGAAGAGATAGAAAAATCGTTGCGATCAAACCCGCGGCCGTGATGATTCCAAAGCCCACATAGCTGGATCGCTTCGAGATTATTTCTCCGATCAACACCAGCAGAAAAGTCGCAGTCAACATTAATTCCGGAACGAAGTACGGGATGCTGCTTTGAATCTGTTGAATGATGTCTGGATCCATCGATCAACCCTTCATTACGTTGACGTTAGGAACTTCCACGCTGTGAAAATGCCTGTAAATCGCGAACACGATCGCAAGCGCAACCGCTGCTTCAATGGCTGCAAGCAGAATCACGAAGACGACGAATACATGACCGCCGAGCGTATGGGTCACGTAATAGGAAAAAGCGACAAAATTTATGTTTGCCGCGTTGAGGATAAGCTCAATACCCATCAACACCGCGATCCCATTGCGCCGCGTAAGGATGGCAAGAAGGCCGAGGCAAAATAACAGGGCAGCAATGATCAAATAGTGGTAGAGACCGGGCTCAATGAAGCTCATTCGGTCGTCCTCCTGGTTCGCGCGATGGAGACCGAACCGATCAATGCAGCCAGCAGTAGAACAGATGCAACTTCAAATGGCAACAACCACTCGGTCATTAAAAGCGTGCCAATCCCTGCCGTCGTGCCTTCGCCAAACTGATTCTGATCGAAGTCCGCAGTGCCTTTCGGATTCCAGGGTGTCTGAAAAATCAAGAAAAGCAAAAATACAAACAGGACACCCATAGCAACGAGAGTAGGAGTAAATTGTATTTTTCCTGTGCGAATGTCGGCTTCCACAACCTTTTGTGTGAGCATGATACCGAACAGCAGAAGCACAAGGACGCCTCCCACATAGATCAGCACCTGCGTGGCTGCGAGAAAATCGGCGTGCAAAAACAGAAAGAGTCCTGCAATTCCAAACAGGGTAAACAGGAGCGCAAAAACCGCCCGCAAAATGTTCTTGCTCAGCACAACAACAAAAGCGGAAATGACGGTCATCGATGCGAACAGATAAAACCCTGCAATGTACAGAATCTCCATGATTTTCATAGCTTTTTTTGCCCGAGAAGACAGCCTATTCTATAGGTTCAAAGTTCAAAGTTCAAGGTTGAAGAACGGGCGACCACAAGGGTCGCCCGTACCGGTAGGGGCAGGGCTTGTCCCTGCCCTTTTTTTCAAGGGGATTTGTCTTTCAGCAGCTTGGAAGCGAATTCGAGCGCTTGTTCGCGTGTTCGCAGTTGCCCGGTTAATTGAGCTTCCCGAACTTCTTTCAGAATCTGTCCCAACACGGGTCCCGGTTTTAGCTGAAACACAACCATCAGATCCCGCCCTTTGATGAGCTCAGGTGTATTCACGGTCGGATAATAGACCTGGCGATAATACCGGAAGAGATCCTCCATTAGACTGCGATACTCGTCAATCCTCGAAGGGTCCGCAAGCGGACCTCTTGCTGAGCTCATGTCGCCGTATGCAATCAAAATAATGCCAATCGCTTCCTGGCCGGCTGCGCGAAAGAAACGAAAGTAATCCCGCTCTTCCTGATTGAACAAGTTCAGCGGCTTCAAATGATGTTCCACAATCGTGGAGATTGTTTGAATATCTTTGCGCGCGAATTTCAAACGCTGTAAAAGCTTTGCCGCCATATCTGAGCCCACATGATCATGGCCATGGAAACGCCAACGTGCCGGCTCCTTTAATTCGCGCGTTGCCGGTTTCCCGATATCGTGCAAAAGCAGCGCCCATTTTAGAAGCCGCATTCGTTCGAGAGTTCCCGCTGTGCCCTCCAGATAAGTTTTGAGAAAGGACGCATGATCCGGAAAAAACTCCTCAATGCGTATAAGAAGATCTTCAAAATAAACCATCGCTTCTGCTGTATGTTTCCATACATCCAGATGGTGATAACCGCCCTGCTCGCAGCCCTGCATCGGCTGCAGTTCCGGAAAAAGGGAGCCAAAAAGCGCGGAATCTCCTATCGCTTTCCATGCCTTGGCCGAATCGGGTTGCAGAAGAATCCGATCAAGCTCTTCCGTAATGCGTTCCACAGCGACATTCTGAATTTCTAAATGAATCTGTTCGATCTGTGTCAAGACCGCCTGTTCAATTTCAAAATGCAGCTCGGCCTGGATTCGAAACGCTCGCAGCATTCTCAACGGATCCTCTTCCAGGCTTTCCTCTGCCACCGCCCGGATCTTTTTCCGTTTCAAATCCTGAAGGCCGCCGTATGGATCAATCAGCGTGTCGAGTTTCTGACCAGGATAAAAGTGTTCCCATAAAACAGCGAGCGCATTAATCGTGAAATCCCGTTTGCGCAAATCTCCTTCGATTGTGTGGTTGCGAAAACCGGAAAAATCCCAATTCCCTCCGCCGCAAACAACCCGCGCAACCTGTCGCTCCCTGTCCAGCACGAAATAAGGCGCATTGATTTTCGTTTGGAACAATTGAGCTGCGGTGAAAACGCGTTCCGGCAACACGACATCGACATCATGAAAGGGGCGTTTCAGGAGAAGATCGCGGATGGTCCCGCCGCAAAGATAAGCAGGCAAACTCAGCTCACGGAGAACCTCATCAAAGGCTTTGAAAAAAGGCTCGGACAACACAGCGTGTTTTACGAACGGCTGTGCCAGGATACAAGCTGCCGGATCTCATGCGCATCACTGCCGGTCGTCTCCAGCAACTCAAACTGGCTCGCCAGTTCATGAAGAATTTCGATCGCTTCCCTTTCGTGCTGCAAAGAAGGGAATTCGCGTGAGGCTTCCTGAAAATATGGATACGTCACTTCCAGACCATCCATTCCCATTTCTTTTAGATCGCTGATCATCTGGCGAACATCAAGACCATCTTTTAGATAATAACCGGGATGGGCCAGAACGCCGATTCCACCGGATTTATGGATCATTTTAAGCATGGTTTCCGCTGTTGGTTTTTCGATCACAGAATCCACCTGGATATTCTGCTTCATCCACTGCTGAGCTCTTTTGTACCGGTCGGCCGGATGAA harbors:
- a CDS encoding HD domain-containing protein: MSEPFFKAFDEVLRELSLPAYLCGGTIRDLLLKRPFHDVDVVLPERVFTAAQLFQTKINAPYFVLDRERQVARVVCGGGNWDFSGFRNHTIEGDLRKRDFTINALAVLWEHFYPGQKLDTLIDPYGGLQDLKRKKIRAVAEESLEEDPLRMLRAFRIQAELHFEIEQAVLTQIEQIHLEIQNVAVERITEELDRILLQPDSAKAWKAIGDSALFGSLFPELQPMQGCEQGGYHHLDVWKHTAEAMVYFEDLLIRIEEFFPDHASFLKTYLEGTAGTLERMRLLKWALLLHDIGKPATRELKEPARWRFHGHDHVGSDMAAKLLQRLKFARKDIQTISTIVEHHLKPLNLFNQEERDYFRFFRAAGQEAIGIILIAYGDMSSARGPLADPSRIDEYRSLMEDLFRYYRQVYYPTVNTPELIKGRDLMVVFQLKPGPVLGQILKEVREAQLTGQLRTREQALEFASKLLKDKSP
- the nuoK gene encoding NADH-quinone oxidoreductase subunit NuoK; amino-acid sequence: MSFIEPGLYHYLIIAALLFCLGLLAILTRRNGIAVLMGIELILNAANINFVAFSYYVTHTLGGHVFVVFVILLAAIEAAVALAIVFAIYRHFHSVEVPNVNVMKG
- a CDS encoding NADH-quinone oxidoreductase subunit J; translation: MKIMEILYIAGFYLFASMTVISAFVVVLSKNILRAVFALLFTLFGIAGLFLFLHADFLAATQVLIYVGGVLVLLLFGIMLTQKVVEADIRTGKIQFTPTLVAMGVLFVFLLFLIFQTPWNPKGTADFDQNQFGEGTTAGIGTLLMTEWLLPFEVASVLLLAALIGSVSIARTRRTTE
- a CDS encoding NADH-quinone oxidoreductase subunit N, yielding MDPDIIQQIQSSIPYFVPELMLTATFLLVLIGEIISKRSSYVGFGIITAAGLIATIFLSLQLYKVPDISLFFRMIVVDRFAIFFKVIFSFSAILIVLFSMNSNELKKYSAGEYYCLLLSVVLGMNLLASSTNLLMIWLALELVSIPSYLLSGFLKDDRLSAEAALKFVIYGSVSTAIMLFGLSYLYGMTGAYEINDIRNALRSSQVNSAVLLITVSLILVGVGYKIAAVPFHFWLPDVFQGSPTAITAFFSYGPKAAGFAFLIRLFYGVFAEGGPDYKVVGQLHWPTLMALIAAITMTVGNVVAIWQTSMKRMLAYSSIAHVGYMLMGFVLLRQDGIEAILFYLLVYMVMNLGAFLVVIALSSHMDSDNLAQYRGLRARSPFAASMLAMFMLSLTGIPPFAGFIGKFYLFAAAVHAQFYWLVIVAVLNSVVSFVYYGGVVKRMFLEEGSTDPIQIPQLSRVLLVLFGVALLVMGIYWSPFADYSHLSANILFEKARLALR